A window of the Radiobacillus deserti genome harbors these coding sequences:
- a CDS encoding mechanosensitive ion channel family protein produces the protein MDILDTIQESLGSILTAGLKVLLLIIAYLIVAPIGKKIISKSIRNVKRKDNITEGRIKTLEKLLLNIYSYTIIFLFVAMLFGIFNIPIGPLLAGAGILGLAIGFGAQGLVSDIVTGFFLLLEKQIEVDEYVTVAGFNGIVEEIGLRTTKVRGFDGTLHFIPNRDISGVSNHSRGTMRALVDIGISYGDNIDHALEVLQKVCDDFKENDTRFKDGPDPLGVQAFGSSDVVLRVIGQTENMMQWAAERDLRKKIKEAFDQEGIEIPYPHQVNVTKESK, from the coding sequence ATGGACATACTAGACACTATTCAAGAATCACTAGGTTCCATCTTGACAGCAGGACTTAAGGTATTATTACTTATCATTGCATACTTAATCGTAGCTCCAATTGGAAAAAAGATTATTTCGAAATCCATTCGGAATGTGAAACGGAAGGACAATATTACAGAAGGTAGAATTAAAACTCTAGAAAAATTATTGTTGAATATTTATTCCTATACGATCATTTTTCTATTTGTCGCCATGCTCTTTGGAATTTTCAACATTCCTATTGGTCCATTACTAGCCGGCGCAGGAATACTAGGATTAGCTATTGGGTTTGGTGCACAAGGTCTCGTGAGTGATATTGTTACAGGTTTTTTCCTACTGTTAGAAAAACAAATTGAAGTAGATGAATATGTAACGGTCGCTGGATTCAACGGTATTGTGGAGGAAATCGGACTTCGTACAACAAAAGTAAGAGGATTTGATGGCACATTGCACTTTATTCCTAACCGGGATATTAGTGGGGTAAGCAACCATTCCCGTGGTACAATGAGAGCGCTTGTGGATATCGGTATTAGTTATGGCGATAACATTGACCACGCCTTAGAAGTGTTACAAAAAGTATGTGATGATTTCAAAGAAAATGATACCCGTTTCAAAGACGGTCCAGATCCACTCGGTGTACAAGCATTCGGTTCATCTGATGTCGTATTACGTGTGATTGGTCAAACTGAAAATATGATGCAATGGGCCGCAGAACGGGACTTAAGAAAGAAAATTAAAGAAGCCTTTGATCAAGAAGGTATCGAAATTCCTTATCCACATCAAGTCAACGTGACAAAAGAGTCCAAATAA
- a CDS encoding ABC transporter ATP-binding protein, which translates to MEVFKKLQQYFWPFKKYFFASLFFVLLVTGITVLYPILLQVTIDEVVTKERYPLIPMLAVGFILIMVVKGVANFFQMYLGDLFGVKSVYTLRNGLYQKLQRLSFTYYDNARTGDLMSRLTMDVEGFKFFLAAGFKELLRVVLLIFISLSVMFYYSVPLALVTMAAMPFLAIVVYRFDKRVHPSFRRVRKSLGRLNTRIQENVSGMNTVKSLSKEDFEIDRFTSNNVDYKDVNIKTAKIWSKYFPLMEFIGNVCMVALLAYGGHLVVSGSLQLGELVAFFSLVTYILGPLMNLGFIVNMFSQAKASGERLLEILEAEEDIKDYKSAKDTEKIEGHVSFRDVTLTYTEDDDSALKHISFHAEPGKVIGLIGGTGSGKTSITQLITRFYEPENGEILIDHRPVTEYSLKSLRRNIGFVLQESFLFSTTIKENIAYGNPEASMDEIIDAAKRAQAHEFIMEMPKGYDTMLGERGMGLSGGQKQRIAIARAILINPSILVLDDATSAVDMETEFKIQKALKEVMKDRTTFIIAHRISSLKHADEIIVLEDGEIVERGIHDQLVTNGGPYERIYNIQYQDKQAIMNATAH; encoded by the coding sequence ATGGAAGTATTTAAAAAGCTTCAGCAATATTTCTGGCCATTTAAGAAGTATTTCTTCGCATCCTTGTTTTTTGTATTACTCGTAACAGGAATTACCGTGCTTTACCCAATCTTACTTCAGGTCACCATTGATGAAGTTGTGACAAAAGAACGCTATCCATTAATCCCAATGCTTGCAGTTGGTTTTATTTTAATAATGGTCGTCAAAGGAGTAGCAAACTTTTTTCAAATGTACTTAGGAGACCTCTTTGGTGTCAAATCTGTTTATACATTACGAAATGGACTTTACCAAAAACTGCAAAGGTTATCGTTTACTTACTATGACAATGCACGAACAGGAGATTTGATGTCCCGATTGACGATGGATGTGGAAGGGTTTAAGTTTTTCTTAGCAGCAGGATTCAAAGAATTACTTCGAGTAGTGTTGCTCATTTTCATAAGCTTAAGTGTCATGTTTTATTATTCGGTGCCATTAGCACTAGTGACAATGGCAGCTATGCCATTTTTAGCTATTGTTGTGTACCGCTTTGATAAGCGAGTGCACCCATCATTTCGTCGTGTGAGAAAATCACTCGGTCGCCTTAACACGCGAATACAAGAAAACGTTAGTGGGATGAACACGGTAAAATCACTCTCAAAAGAAGATTTTGAAATTGACCGGTTTACTTCCAACAACGTCGATTACAAAGATGTGAACATCAAAACCGCGAAGATTTGGTCGAAGTACTTCCCGCTCATGGAATTTATCGGAAATGTATGTATGGTTGCGTTATTGGCATATGGTGGTCATCTAGTTGTGAGTGGTTCCCTCCAGCTAGGGGAATTAGTTGCTTTCTTTAGTTTGGTCACCTATATTTTAGGACCTCTTATGAATCTAGGATTCATTGTAAACATGTTCTCGCAAGCAAAGGCTTCGGGTGAGAGATTATTAGAAATACTAGAAGCGGAAGAGGATATTAAAGATTACAAGTCAGCCAAGGATACTGAGAAAATAGAAGGGCATGTGTCCTTCCGCGATGTCACGCTTACTTATACGGAAGACGATGATTCTGCATTGAAACATATTTCTTTTCATGCCGAACCTGGGAAAGTAATAGGATTAATTGGTGGAACAGGATCTGGTAAAACAAGTATTACTCAATTAATTACTCGTTTTTATGAGCCTGAAAATGGAGAAATATTAATTGATCACAGACCAGTAACGGAGTATAGCTTAAAAAGTTTGAGAAGAAATATAGGATTCGTATTACAAGAATCGTTCTTGTTCTCGACTACAATTAAAGAAAATATTGCATACGGAAACCCAGAGGCATCAATGGATGAGATCATCGATGCAGCTAAAAGAGCACAGGCGCATGAATTTATCATGGAGATGCCAAAAGGATATGATACCATGCTTGGGGAACGAGGAATGGGACTTTCTGGAGGGCAAAAACAACGAATTGCGATTGCTAGAGCGATTTTAATAAACCCTAGCATTCTCGTATTAGATGATGCAACATCTGCTGTGGATATGGAAACGGAATTCAAAATACAGAAGGCATTAAAAGAAGTGATGAAGGACCGAACCACTTTTATCATTGCACATCGAATCTCATCCTTAAAACATGCAGATGAAATTATCGTGTTAGAGGATGGAGAAATCGTTGAGCGTGGAATACATGATCAGCTTGTGACTAATGGTGGACCATATGAAAGAATATACAACATTCAATATCAAGATAAGCAAGCCATTATGAATGCAACAGCACATTAA
- a CDS encoding ABC transporter ATP-binding protein — protein sequence MAETQSQPKGKSHLKRFYYPLDQSVEKPFNWGQMLRLLTFIKPYAKTLLPGAVIAMFVSTLIRLIVPIIIGKIAIDKAIANKDTDLLVSLVILIAGLYLLSYLGNTFRIKWVNILGQNVIYDLRKKLFSHVQRLSHNFFDKRSAGSILVRILNDVNSLQELFTNGIINLLMDTVMLIGIVAILVALSPPLALAVMIILPIMFYISTKLRRDIRRSWQQVRIQKSRLNSHLNESMQGIRVTQSFSQEKENTEFFDGVNTDNFETERIATKKSAYFGPFVEMSNAIGTVILISYGAHLIIIGEITTGTFVSFAFFLGMFWEPISRLGQIYNQLLIAMASSERIFEFLDEQPNVHEKENAKEFHDMKGHIEFDHVQFSYDEDRIALHEISLEMEAGSTVALVGHTGSGKSTIANLISRFYDPTKGAVKIDGFDLKDMKIDSLRQNISVVLQDTFIFSGTIMENIRFGRPEATDEEVIEAAKVVGADEFIKRLANGYQTEVEERGNILSAGERQLLSFARALLANPRIIILDEATASIDTETEVKIQHALRTLLKGRTAIMIAHRLSTIREADNIIVLEHGKILEQGNHRQLMEQKGEYFDLVKTQFEMLDAL from the coding sequence ATGGCAGAGACACAGTCACAACCTAAAGGAAAAAGCCATCTTAAACGGTTTTATTACCCATTAGACCAATCCGTGGAGAAGCCGTTTAACTGGGGGCAGATGTTAAGGCTCCTTACATTTATTAAACCTTATGCGAAGACATTGCTCCCAGGTGCGGTTATCGCGATGTTTGTTTCTACATTAATTCGCTTAATTGTCCCAATCATTATTGGGAAAATTGCAATAGATAAGGCAATTGCCAACAAGGATACAGATCTACTCGTATCCCTAGTTATCTTGATTGCAGGTTTATATTTACTAAGTTATTTAGGCAATACGTTTCGAATTAAATGGGTAAATATCTTAGGTCAAAACGTTATTTATGATTTACGGAAAAAACTTTTCTCGCATGTTCAGCGTTTGTCTCATAACTTTTTTGACAAACGTTCTGCTGGATCTATTCTCGTTCGAATTTTAAATGATGTTAATTCCTTGCAGGAGCTATTTACGAATGGGATTATAAATTTATTAATGGATACGGTCATGCTAATAGGGATCGTCGCTATCTTAGTGGCATTAAGTCCACCACTTGCACTAGCGGTAATGATTATACTGCCGATCATGTTTTATATCTCCACAAAATTGAGAAGAGATATTCGTCGTTCTTGGCAACAAGTACGGATTCAAAAATCTCGATTAAACTCTCATCTAAATGAAAGTATGCAAGGGATCCGTGTTACGCAGTCCTTCTCGCAGGAAAAAGAGAATACAGAGTTCTTTGATGGAGTCAATACGGATAATTTCGAAACAGAGAGAATCGCTACTAAGAAAAGTGCATACTTTGGTCCGTTTGTAGAAATGAGTAATGCCATCGGGACTGTTATCTTAATCTCTTACGGAGCTCATCTCATCATTATCGGGGAAATCACTACAGGTACATTTGTTTCGTTTGCTTTCTTCCTAGGAATGTTTTGGGAACCAATTTCAAGACTTGGACAAATATATAACCAGCTACTAATTGCAATGGCGTCTTCTGAACGTATCTTCGAATTCCTGGATGAACAACCGAATGTTCATGAAAAAGAAAATGCAAAAGAGTTTCATGATATGAAAGGACATATTGAGTTCGATCACGTCCAGTTCTCTTATGATGAGGATCGAATTGCTCTTCATGAGATTTCCTTAGAAATGGAAGCTGGGTCTACCGTTGCTTTGGTAGGTCATACAGGCTCCGGAAAATCTACTATTGCAAATCTAATAAGCCGTTTTTATGATCCAACAAAAGGTGCGGTAAAAATAGACGGTTTTGATTTAAAAGATATGAAAATTGATAGCCTTAGGCAAAATATTAGTGTCGTATTACAAGACACATTTATTTTCAGTGGAACGATTATGGAAAACATCCGGTTTGGAAGACCTGAAGCAACAGATGAAGAAGTAATCGAAGCAGCAAAAGTCGTAGGTGCAGATGAATTTATTAAGCGACTAGCGAATGGCTATCAAACAGAGGTAGAAGAAAGAGGAAACATTCTATCGGCTGGTGAACGTCAGTTATTATCGTTTGCTCGAGCTTTACTGGCTAACCCGAGAATCATTATTTTAGATGAAGCTACTGCAAGTATCGATACTGAGACAGAAGTAAAGATACAACATGCGCTGCGCACGTTATTAAAAGGAAGAACTGCCATTATGATTGCTCACCGTTTGTCCACTATTCGTGAAGCAGATAATATCATTGTACTAGAACATGGTAAGATTTTAGAGCAAGGAAACCACAGACAATTGATGGAACAAAAAGGCGAGTACTTTGATTTAGTAAAGACGCAATTCGAAATGCTTGATGCGCTATAA
- a CDS encoding potassium channel family protein, whose protein sequence is MKREFAVIGLGRFGGSICHELSKEGMDVLAIDLDEDKVNEFKNIASHAVIADTTDEKVLKEIGIRNIDHVIVAIGDNIQASILTTLMLKELGIKKITVKAQNDYHEKVLRKIGADQVVHPERDMGKRIAHSIISNNILDHLELSDDHSIVEVKAGKKMSGRSLIDLDIRAQYGCNVVAIKKDKEINVSPMATVVIEDGDVLIVIGSDIDISRFEKNLVVDDD, encoded by the coding sequence ATGAAAAGAGAATTCGCAGTAATCGGACTAGGTCGTTTTGGGGGAAGTATATGTCACGAGCTTAGTAAAGAGGGCATGGACGTTCTAGCTATCGATTTAGATGAAGACAAAGTGAATGAGTTTAAAAACATTGCTTCACATGCAGTTATAGCCGATACAACAGATGAAAAAGTATTAAAAGAAATAGGAATACGAAATATTGATCATGTCATCGTCGCAATCGGGGATAACATTCAAGCAAGTATTTTAACAACGCTTATGTTAAAAGAATTAGGAATCAAAAAAATTACTGTAAAGGCCCAAAATGATTATCACGAAAAAGTGTTACGAAAAATAGGTGCCGATCAAGTTGTTCACCCTGAGCGAGATATGGGAAAACGAATTGCACATAGTATTATTTCAAACAATATTCTGGACCACCTAGAGTTATCAGATGATCATAGTATTGTAGAGGTTAAAGCAGGAAAGAAAATGAGTGGAAGATCATTAATCGATTTAGATATCCGTGCCCAGTATGGCTGTAACGTCGTTGCGATTAAAAAGGACAAAGAAATTAATGTTTCTCCAATGGCAACGGTTGTCATTGAAGATGGCGATGTCTTGATTGTCATTGGTTCGGATATTGATATTTCGCGATTTGAAAAAAATCTTGTGGTAGATGATGATTAA